A genomic stretch from Lysobacter soyae includes:
- a CDS encoding DUF937 domain-containing protein, whose product MSMIEEILQQMQGAPTQQVAGQLGVNDSQASQAIAAALPMLIGALGHNAQSGGAEALFGALGNHQQSLGNGGVGDLLGSVLGGLGQQQPSGSAINGAGILGHIFGGQQQTAAQQLGQTTGLGGDRTQMLLQILAPIVMAYLSRKVFSPSVESSPQGVSEVLSQEQSNAGGGLLGSILGGGDGKVDIGDIFRIGSSVLGGRR is encoded by the coding sequence ATGAGCATGATCGAAGAAATCCTCCAACAAATGCAGGGCGCACCGACCCAACAAGTCGCCGGACAATTGGGCGTCAACGACAGCCAAGCCAGCCAAGCCATCGCGGCCGCTTTGCCCATGTTGATTGGCGCGCTGGGCCACAACGCGCAAAGTGGTGGTGCGGAAGCGCTCTTCGGCGCATTGGGCAACCACCAGCAATCGTTGGGTAATGGCGGTGTCGGTGATTTGCTGGGCTCGGTGCTGGGCGGGCTCGGCCAACAACAGCCCTCCGGTTCCGCGATCAACGGTGCCGGCATTCTCGGTCATATTTTTGGTGGCCAACAACAAACCGCCGCACAGCAGTTGGGGCAAACCACCGGCCTCGGCGGCGATCGCACACAGATGCTGTTGCAAATTCTCGCGCCGATCGTGATGGCCTATCTCTCGCGCAAAGTGTTTTCGCCGAGCGTGGAATCGAGCCCGCAAGGTGTCTCGGAAGTGCTGAGCCAAGAGCAATCCAATGCCGGTGGCGGCTTGCTGGGATCGATCCTCGGCGGCGGCGACGGCAAGGTGGATATTGGCGATATTTTCCGGATTGGTAGTTCGGTTTTGGGTGGGCGTCGGTAA
- a CDS encoding RNA-binding S4 domain-containing protein: MTDQQPPTIRLDIWLWAARFFKTRALAKQAIETGKVSVDGERPKPSRVVRAGANLKIERGVEVFDITVKAVSDIRGPAPVAQLLYEEAEGSIEARRIARQTAAAARAGYLPPETKPDKRARRLIRALGDLDAL, encoded by the coding sequence ATGACCGATCAACAACCCCCCACCATCCGCCTAGACATCTGGCTCTGGGCCGCACGCTTCTTCAAAACACGTGCGCTCGCCAAGCAGGCGATTGAAACCGGCAAAGTGTCGGTAGACGGCGAGCGCCCGAAACCCTCGCGCGTCGTTCGCGCCGGTGCGAACTTGAAAATCGAACGTGGCGTCGAAGTCTTCGATATCACGGTGAAGGCGGTGAGTGACATCCGCGGCCCGGCGCCGGTGGCGCAGCTGCTCTATGAAGAAGCGGAAGGCTCTATCGAAGCACGACGCATTGCGCGGCAAACTGCGGCGGCGGCGCGCGCGGGTTATTTGCCGCCTGAGACGAAGCCGGATAAGCGGGCGAGAAGGTTGATTCGGGCTCTGGGGGATTTGGATGCGCTTTGA
- the rplS gene encoding 50S ribosomal protein L19, translating to MSKPSLHNLINEFESAQQTRKLPEFGPGDTVVVNVKVKEGNRERVQAYEGVVIGIKNGGLNAAFTVRKISHGYGVERVFQTHSPIIDSVVVKRRGDVRAAKLYYLRGLEGRAARIREDLAAVAKHKAEAKAAKAAEDAAAAAE from the coding sequence ATGAGCAAGCCCTCCCTGCACAACCTCATCAACGAATTCGAAAGCGCGCAACAAACGCGCAAGCTTCCGGAATTCGGTCCCGGCGACACCGTTGTCGTCAACGTGAAAGTCAAAGAAGGTAACCGCGAACGCGTCCAGGCCTATGAAGGCGTGGTCATCGGTATCAAGAACGGCGGCCTCAATGCTGCGTTCACGGTCCGCAAGATTTCGCACGGCTACGGCGTGGAACGCGTGTTCCAAACCCACAGCCCGATCATCGACTCGGTCGTCGTGAAGCGTCGTGGTGACGTCCGCGCCGCCAAGCTGTACTACCTCCGTGGTCTCGAAGGCCGCGCAGCGCGTATCCGCGAAGATCTGGCCGCTGTTGCCAAGCACAAAGCAGAAGCCAAAGCCGCCAAGGCTGCGGAAGATGCAGCTGCCGCCGCGGAATAA
- the trmD gene encoding tRNA (guanosine(37)-N1)-methyltransferase TrmD has product MRVDVVSLFPEFVAQCAAFGVTGRAVEKGLLSISSWNPRDFAQGNYRKVDDRTFGGGPGMVMLIEPLQAAFDALKADDPTPPHVIYLSPQGAPLTQAKVRELSARPRLVLLCGRYEGVDERFLHAHVDEEISLGDYVLSGGELGAAIVIDTVARLQPGALNDAESAEQDSFENGLLDCPHFSKPVQHALGEVPAVLLSGNHAEIARWRREQSLERTARRRPDLLKSAQLSAKDRKFLSESGLWTE; this is encoded by the coding sequence ATGCGTGTTGATGTGGTCAGTTTGTTTCCCGAATTTGTCGCGCAGTGCGCGGCCTTCGGCGTCACCGGTCGCGCTGTTGAAAAAGGGCTGTTGTCCATTTCCAGCTGGAATCCAAGGGATTTCGCGCAAGGCAACTATCGCAAGGTCGATGACCGGACCTTCGGCGGCGGTCCCGGCATGGTGATGTTGATCGAGCCTTTGCAAGCGGCGTTCGACGCCTTGAAAGCGGACGACCCGACGCCGCCTCACGTGATTTATCTTTCGCCGCAAGGTGCGCCGCTGACGCAGGCGAAAGTGCGTGAGCTTTCCGCGCGTCCGCGATTGGTATTGCTCTGCGGGCGTTATGAAGGCGTGGACGAACGCTTCCTCCACGCGCACGTGGATGAAGAAATTTCGCTCGGCGATTACGTCTTGTCGGGCGGCGAGCTGGGGGCGGCCATCGTCATTGATACGGTCGCGCGCCTGCAGCCCGGTGCATTGAATGATGCCGAGTCGGCCGAGCAAGACAGTTTTGAAAACGGTTTGTTGGATTGCCCGCATTTTTCAAAACCGGTTCAACATGCCTTGGGCGAGGTGCCCGCCGTCTTGTTGTCGGGCAATCACGCCGAAATTGCCCGCTGGCGGCGTGAGCAATCTCTGGAAAGAACGGCCCGGCGGCGCCCCGATTTGCTGAAATCGGCGCAATTGTCGGCCAAAGACCGGAAATTCCTAAGCGAATCAGGCCTCTGGACCGAATAA
- the rimM gene encoding ribosome maturation factor RimM (Essential for efficient processing of 16S rRNA) encodes MAVDSQNPERRILLGKIHGAFGVRGELRVESFTDPETALLKYSPLTLVDAMGRERVLGTLRGKPAGKGLTVSMEGVDSKEAADALRGAMIYTPRSSLPPPAPGEYYWVDLEGLDVYNLDGVHFGRVAYLTSTGANDVMVVEGDRERWLPFKTPDYVTSVDFDARRITVDWDPDF; translated from the coding sequence ATGGCCGTTGATTCGCAAAACCCGGAGCGCCGTATCTTGCTTGGCAAGATTCACGGCGCTTTTGGCGTTAGAGGGGAGTTGCGCGTGGAATCTTTCACCGACCCCGAAACCGCACTGCTGAAATATTCGCCGCTCACGCTGGTCGATGCGATGGGGCGCGAACGCGTGCTCGGAACGTTGCGCGGCAAACCGGCCGGCAAAGGCCTGACCGTTTCCATGGAGGGCGTTGACTCGAAAGAGGCCGCCGATGCCTTGCGTGGCGCAATGATTTACACGCCGCGTTCGTCGTTGCCGCCGCCGGCACCAGGCGAGTACTACTGGGTCGATCTCGAAGGCCTCGACGTCTACAACCTCGACGGCGTCCATTTCGGTCGCGTCGCGTATCTCACCAGCACCGGCGCCAACGACGTAATGGTGGTTGAAGGCGATCGCGAGCGTTGGTTGCCCTTCAAAACACCCGATTACGTGACCTCGGTGGATTTCGACGCACGCCGCATCACGGTGGATTGGGATCCGGACTTTTGA
- the rpsP gene encoding 30S ribosomal protein S16 translates to MVKIRLTRGGAKKRPFYHIIVTDSRSARDGRNIERVGYFNPVAQGQEKRVEMNLERVKYWVANGAQFTDKVGNLYKEALKTQAPAA, encoded by the coding sequence ATGGTCAAGATCCGTCTTACCCGCGGCGGCGCTAAGAAGCGTCCGTTCTACCACATCATCGTTACCGACAGCCGCAGCGCCCGCGACGGCCGCAACATTGAGCGCGTCGGTTACTTCAACCCGGTCGCACAAGGCCAGGAAAAGCGCGTTGAAATGAACCTCGAGCGCGTCAAGTATTGGGTCGCCAACGGCGCACAGTTCACCGACAAGGTCGGCAACCTGTACAAAGAAGCGCTGAAGACCCAGGCGCCGGCCGCTTGA
- a CDS encoding aminotransferase class IV produces the protein MSAHYVSTHDTRALAINNYGHFTSFQVRGKRVRGLDLHMDRLRAAQAEIFGTALDEIRVRDAIHAAMDAEGLVDASVRVTCYDEHFDLARPLDARGQDVLVTVSPARASVSTPVRLKSVPFLRQNAELKHCGMFSQYMARRAAQMQGYDDAIFVDTMMNVSEGPTWSFVCFDGDTLFWPVTLALDSVTAQLISTSEVMEGKKQEFGTLALPTLGAYLSAFAINSSGIRPIASIDSYPFDEGLEALELLQLAVESQPLQPI, from the coding sequence ATGAGCGCGCACTACGTTTCTACGCATGACACGCGTGCGCTCGCGATCAACAACTACGGACACTTCACCAGTTTCCAAGTGCGCGGCAAGCGCGTGCGCGGCCTCGATCTGCACATGGATCGGCTGCGTGCGGCACAGGCCGAGATTTTCGGCACTGCGCTCGACGAGATTCGCGTGCGCGATGCGATTCATGCCGCGATGGATGCGGAAGGTCTGGTCGATGCCTCTGTGCGCGTCACTTGCTACGACGAGCATTTCGATTTGGCCCGACCGCTTGACGCGCGCGGACAGGATGTCTTGGTGACTGTCTCGCCTGCGCGCGCGTCCGTCAGCACGCCGGTGCGACTGAAGTCTGTACCGTTTTTGCGGCAGAACGCCGAACTGAAACATTGCGGCATGTTTTCGCAATACATGGCGCGTCGGGCCGCGCAAATGCAGGGCTATGACGACGCGATTTTTGTCGACACGATGATGAATGTCAGCGAAGGGCCGACCTGGAGCTTCGTGTGTTTCGACGGCGATACGTTGTTCTGGCCGGTGACGCTCGCACTCGATAGCGTGACCGCACAGCTCATCAGCACCTCCGAAGTGATGGAGGGCAAGAAACAAGAATTCGGCACGCTGGCGTTGCCGACCTTGGGTGCGTATTTGTCCGCGTTCGCGATCAACTCGAGCGGGATCCGACCGATCGCCAGCATCGACAGCTATCCCTTCGACGAAGGCCTGGAAGCGCTGGAATTGCTGCAATTGGCCGTTGAAAGCCAGCCCCTGCAGCCGATTTGA
- the ffh gene encoding signal recognition particle protein, producing the protein MFESLSERLSGTINRIRGRGRLTESNITEALREVRIALLEADVALPVVQALIQRVKVRAVGQEVMKSLTPGQALIKVVRDELTNVMGAQASDLNLNVPAPAVILMAGLQGAGKTTTVGKLAKHLKEKRKKKVMVVSADVYRPAAIEQLKTLAGQTGALFFPSESTQKPVDIVRAAIDDAKKSFADVLIVDTAGRLAIDAEMMAEIKALHAAVTPVETLFVVDSMTGQDAAVTAKAFSDALPLTGVVLTKTDGDARGGAALSVRYITGKPIKFMGIGEKPDGLDVFHPDRVASRILDMGDVLSLVEQVEANVDREKAEKLAEKVSKGKKFDLNDMRDQLEQMQNMGGLAGLMDKLPGMGQIPDSVKSQVTGKEVPRMIAIINSMTKKERRNPDLLNGSRRARIAKGSGMQPADINRLMKQYQQMEKMMGKLGRGGGKGMMRGLKGMMGGGMGGMPFR; encoded by the coding sequence ATGTTTGAATCCCTTTCCGAACGCCTGTCCGGCACCATCAACCGCATTCGCGGTCGCGGCCGGTTGACCGAATCCAACATCACCGAAGCGCTGCGTGAAGTGCGGATCGCCTTGCTTGAGGCCGACGTCGCCTTGCCGGTTGTGCAAGCCCTGATCCAGCGCGTCAAAGTGCGGGCGGTCGGGCAGGAAGTGATGAAGTCGCTGACGCCGGGCCAAGCTTTGATCAAGGTTGTGCGCGACGAGCTTACCAATGTCATGGGCGCACAAGCCTCGGACTTGAATTTGAATGTGCCGGCGCCTGCGGTGATCTTGATGGCCGGTTTGCAGGGTGCCGGTAAAACCACCACCGTCGGCAAACTTGCCAAGCATCTGAAAGAAAAGCGCAAGAAGAAGGTGATGGTGGTGAGTGCCGACGTGTATCGTCCGGCCGCCATCGAGCAGTTGAAAACACTGGCCGGTCAAACCGGTGCTTTGTTCTTCCCGTCCGAATCCACACAAAAGCCGGTGGACATCGTCCGTGCGGCCATTGACGACGCGAAGAAATCTTTCGCCGATGTGTTGATTGTCGATACCGCCGGTCGCTTGGCCATCGATGCCGAGATGATGGCGGAAATCAAGGCACTTCATGCCGCAGTGACGCCGGTCGAAACCTTGTTCGTGGTCGATTCGATGACCGGTCAAGACGCGGCGGTCACCGCCAAGGCCTTCAGTGATGCCTTGCCGTTGACGGGTGTCGTGCTGACCAAAACCGACGGTGACGCGCGCGGTGGTGCCGCGTTGTCGGTGCGCTACATCACCGGCAAGCCGATCAAGTTCATGGGTATCGGTGAAAAGCCCGATGGCCTCGACGTCTTCCATCCCGATCGCGTGGCAAGCCGGATTCTCGACATGGGCGACGTGTTGTCGCTGGTCGAGCAGGTCGAAGCCAACGTCGACCGCGAAAAGGCGGAAAAACTCGCTGAAAAAGTCTCGAAGGGCAAGAAGTTCGATTTGAACGACATGCGTGATCAGCTCGAACAAATGCAAAACATGGGCGGTCTGGCCGGCTTGATGGACAAGTTGCCGGGCATGGGGCAGATCCCCGATTCGGTAAAGAGCCAAGTCACCGGGAAGGAAGTGCCGCGCATGATTGCGATCATCAATTCGATGACCAAGAAAGAGCGTCGCAACCCGGATCTATTGAACGGTTCGCGCCGTGCACGCATCGCCAAAGGTTCGGGTATGCAACCGGCCGATATCAACCGTCTCATGAAGCAATACCAGCAGATGGAAAAAATGATGGGCAAGCTCGGTCGCGGCGGCGGCAAAGGTATGATGCGCGGCTTGAAAGGCATGATGGGTGGTGGCATGGGCGGCATGCCGTTCCGTTGA
- a CDS encoding cytochrome C assembly family protein, which yields MIMAYLSLLLYCIATGVLGRSLARPAGDGNRWWLPIVILAMVFHGEIHAEAWRSIRGVDLRFYSTLSLTALGIAALTTALSLRGKLAAAGILMYPLAGLLALRYAAQGHGHPTQMDWQLQLHAWCAISAYVTLAVATLIALLLWFQERALRRHRVQTWTRVLPPLTDLERLLFQAILVGYVLLTATLVTGVVFVHDLFAQHIVHKTVLSVLSWLVFGILLIGRWRYGWRGARAVRWTLAAMILLLLAFFGTQFVRELILNRV from the coding sequence ATGATCATGGCCTATCTTTCATTGCTGCTCTATTGCATTGCCACCGGCGTCCTCGGCCGATCGTTGGCGAGACCGGCAGGTGACGGCAATCGTTGGTGGTTGCCCATCGTGATTTTGGCCATGGTCTTCCACGGGGAAATCCATGCGGAAGCTTGGCGCAGCATCCGCGGTGTCGACCTGCGGTTTTATTCGACCCTGTCGTTGACGGCCTTGGGAATTGCTGCGTTGACCACGGCACTGTCGCTGCGCGGCAAATTGGCGGCCGCCGGCATCTTGATGTATCCGCTCGCCGGCTTGCTCGCTTTGCGTTATGCGGCACAAGGCCACGGTCACCCCACGCAAATGGATTGGCAACTGCAATTGCATGCCTGGTGTGCGATTTCGGCCTATGTCACCTTGGCGGTTGCCACACTCATCGCCCTATTGCTGTGGTTCCAAGAGCGCGCGTTGCGGCGTCATCGCGTGCAAACCTGGACGCGCGTCTTGCCGCCGTTGACCGATCTCGAGCGACTGCTTTTCCAAGCCATTTTGGTCGGCTACGTGCTCTTGACCGCCACCTTGGTCACTGGCGTGGTGTTTGTGCATGACCTGTTCGCCCAGCACATCGTCCACAAAACCGTGCTGTCGGTGTTGTCGTGGCTGGTGTTCGGCATTCTGCTGATCGGCCGCTGGCGCTACGGTTGGCGCGGCGCGCGGGCGGTCAGATGGACGCTGGCGGCGATGATCCTGCTCTTGCTCGCTTTCTTCGGCACCCAATTCGTCCGGGAACTTATTCTCAATCGCGTCTGA
- a CDS encoding MarR family winged helix-turn-helix transcriptional regulator → MECQDNLRTSSIGVLFKQTRDAMWAAMSRALSAEGLDFTFSQYITLKRLSQGASSAGELARAVEIHPGAMTRLLDQLETRGLVRRLADPEDRRALKVELTEEGQNARALTERIGEQIRMQAMEGLNLSEREELVRLLSHVRNNLNKDIQ, encoded by the coding sequence ATGGAATGCCAAGACAACCTTCGAACCTCTTCTATCGGCGTGCTGTTCAAGCAGACGCGTGACGCTATGTGGGCGGCCATGTCGCGTGCTTTGAGCGCCGAGGGGCTGGATTTCACCTTCAGTCAATACATCACGCTGAAGCGCCTTTCCCAAGGCGCGAGCAGTGCCGGTGAGCTCGCGCGTGCTGTGGAAATCCACCCGGGCGCGATGACCCGTTTGCTGGATCAATTGGAAACGCGCGGTTTGGTGCGACGTCTTGCCGATCCGGAAGACCGTCGCGCACTCAAGGTCGAGCTGACCGAGGAAGGCCAGAACGCACGGGCACTCACCGAACGCATCGGCGAACAAATCCGCATGCAGGCGATGGAAGGTTTGAATCTGTCAGAACGCGAAGAGTTGGTGCGTCTGCTTTCCCATGTCAGAAACAATTTGAACAAGGACATTCAATGA
- a CDS encoding efflux transporter outer membrane subunit yields the protein MISQTTRKLLPALAALSLAACASTHGIAPEGTMRSADRLHSERALGNTKLSNVAWPGASWWNGLGDPQLDRLIKDGLADAPSVAAANARVRKAFAQAGLAEAGIYPTLGASAQESHIQLPETLAPAPIGGKLMHSTILSLNFSWAPDIWGGKHAKYDAAIGQARAQEVDVQAARASLIQNITQTYVGLDQAYEMRDVAAQDAKRNAGLRVLAAQRVKAGIDNQIVLSQIISAEEAAHQQQKAAEQQIVALKTTLAMLAGQGPDYGLSIERPNLNTPAIAIPSTLPSELVSRRPDVVAARWRVEAASRGIDASKADFYPSLNLSAMLGVAAGNLKDLFGSDALLVYGGPAISLPILDGGRLRNQLRGSDADFDLAVAGYDQAVLTAMRDIVDAVQTARALDSEIASAKASRAAADKSARLTQQRRQAGLATQLDVLNAQKPLLQLDQQIKQLQSKRIDAWVRLNVALGGGVPVNEAAVSTAFDKKNDSKGNPQ from the coding sequence ATGATTTCGCAAACAACGCGCAAGTTGCTGCCGGCGCTGGCAGCCTTGAGTTTGGCCGCCTGCGCAAGTACCCACGGCATCGCGCCGGAAGGCACGATGCGCAGTGCCGACCGCCTGCATAGTGAGCGCGCACTGGGAAACACCAAGCTTTCTAACGTGGCTTGGCCGGGTGCTTCGTGGTGGAACGGTTTGGGCGATCCCCAACTCGATCGCTTGATCAAAGACGGTTTGGCCGACGCGCCGTCTGTCGCCGCGGCCAATGCGCGCGTGCGCAAAGCCTTTGCACAAGCGGGTTTGGCTGAAGCCGGCATTTACCCGACCCTTGGCGCTTCGGCACAAGAGTCCCACATCCAATTGCCCGAAACCCTGGCACCCGCCCCTATTGGCGGCAAGTTGATGCATTCAACGATTTTGTCGTTGAACTTCAGCTGGGCACCGGACATCTGGGGAGGCAAGCATGCGAAGTACGACGCCGCTATCGGCCAGGCGCGTGCACAGGAAGTGGATGTGCAAGCCGCACGCGCGAGTCTGATTCAAAACATCACGCAAACCTATGTGGGTTTGGATCAAGCCTACGAAATGCGTGATGTTGCCGCGCAGGATGCGAAGCGCAACGCCGGTCTGCGGGTGTTGGCCGCGCAACGTGTGAAAGCCGGCATCGACAACCAGATCGTGTTGTCGCAAATCATTTCCGCCGAAGAAGCCGCACACCAACAACAAAAGGCTGCCGAGCAACAAATCGTGGCGTTGAAGACCACCTTGGCGATGTTGGCCGGTCAAGGCCCGGATTATGGTTTGTCCATTGAACGGCCGAACTTGAACACGCCGGCGATTGCCATTCCGTCGACCTTGCCGAGCGAATTGGTGTCGCGACGTCCGGATGTGGTCGCCGCCCGTTGGCGTGTTGAGGCCGCGAGCCGTGGCATCGACGCGAGCAAAGCCGATTTTTATCCGAGCTTGAATCTTTCGGCGATGCTCGGCGTCGCTGCCGGCAACTTGAAGGATCTGTTCGGTTCAGACGCTTTGTTGGTTTACGGCGGTCCGGCAATCAGCTTGCCGATTCTCGACGGCGGCCGTTTGCGCAATCAGTTGCGCGGTAGCGATGCCGATTTCGATCTCGCCGTGGCGGGCTACGACCAAGCGGTGTTGACCGCCATGCGTGACATTGTCGATGCTGTGCAAACCGCACGCGCATTGGATTCGGAGATCGCCAGTGCGAAAGCATCACGCGCGGCGGCAGACAAGAGTGCGCGCTTGACGCAGCAACGCCGGCAAGCCGGCCTTGCCACGCAGCTCGACGTGCTCAACGCGCAGAAGCCGCTGCTGCAACTCGACCAACAAATCAAACAACTGCAATCGAAACGCATCGACGCCTGGGTTCGACTGAATGTCGCGCTCGGCGGCGGTGTACCGGTGAATGAAGCCGCTGTTTCGACGGCATTCGACAAAAAGAACGACTCCAAGGGCAACCCGCAATGA
- a CDS encoding efflux RND transporter periplasmic adaptor subunit, with product MTSENPSTPKTDVPPTATPLPPTDLKQTPNNKKRRRALLIVALVVILAAIAWLLYHFMIGRWSESTDDAYVQGDVVSVTSQIPGTVTRITLDDGMKVEAGQPVVNLDVEDAQLAFRQAEAALGSAVRQVRGLRAAANAASVDIRAREIAVAQASADVARRRGLVASGAVSAEELAHAETALAAAQAALAASRDNAVRSRTPIDSSSIRDNPQVVAAAAQLRQAYLGVQRASIVAPVSGYVAKRTVQLGQRIAPGTPLMAIIPLNGVWVDANFKETQLKKLRLGQGVELTSELYGDDVVFHGKLASLGMGTGSAFSILPAQNASGNWIKIVQRVPVRIQLDPKELQEHPLRLGLTMSVKVNLHDKGNGLLPTTTPTQAHATTSAYDSVMARADEEIERVISENMGGR from the coding sequence ATGACCAGCGAAAATCCGAGCACCCCGAAGACCGACGTGCCGCCGACCGCGACACCGCTTCCTCCCACCGATCTCAAGCAAACCCCGAACAACAAGAAGCGTCGTCGCGCCCTGTTGATCGTCGCCTTGGTGGTCATCCTCGCCGCGATCGCATGGCTGCTGTATCACTTCATGATCGGCCGCTGGAGCGAAAGCACCGACGATGCTTACGTGCAAGGCGACGTGGTGAGCGTCACTTCGCAAATTCCGGGCACGGTCACACGCATCACCTTGGACGACGGCATGAAAGTCGAAGCCGGCCAACCGGTGGTGAATCTCGACGTCGAAGATGCGCAACTGGCGTTCCGCCAGGCGGAAGCCGCGCTCGGTTCCGCCGTGCGCCAAGTGCGTGGCCTGCGTGCAGCAGCCAACGCCGCCAGCGTCGATATTCGCGCCCGCGAAATTGCCGTTGCCCAAGCCAGCGCTGACGTTGCACGTCGTCGCGGCCTGGTCGCTTCCGGTGCGGTCTCCGCCGAAGAACTGGCACATGCGGAGACGGCACTTGCCGCCGCGCAAGCCGCATTGGCCGCATCACGCGACAACGCTGTGCGCTCGCGCACGCCGATTGATTCCTCCTCGATTCGCGACAATCCGCAGGTGGTTGCCGCCGCCGCGCAGCTTCGTCAGGCCTATCTCGGCGTGCAACGCGCCAGCATCGTCGCGCCGGTCTCAGGCTACGTTGCCAAGCGCACTGTGCAATTGGGGCAACGTATCGCTCCGGGCACGCCGTTGATGGCCATCATTCCGTTGAACGGCGTGTGGGTGGATGCGAACTTCAAGGAAACGCAGTTGAAGAAACTGCGCCTTGGCCAAGGTGTCGAACTCACGTCCGAACTGTACGGCGACGACGTCGTTTTCCACGGCAAGTTGGCCAGCCTCGGCATGGGCACCGGCAGCGCGTTCTCGATCCTGCCGGCACAAAACGCTTCGGGCAACTGGATAAAAATCGTGCAACGTGTCCCGGTGCGCATCCAGCTCGATCCGAAAGAATTGCAGGAACATCCCCTGCGTTTGGGTCTTACCATGAGCGTCAAGGTGAATCTGCATGACAAGGGCAATGGCTTGTTGCCCACCACCACGCCGACGCAAGCGCATGCCACCACATCTGCCTACGATTCGGTCATGGCACGCGCCGATGAAGAAATCGAACGCGTCATCAGCGAAAACATGGGCGGACGTTAA